One part of the Fibrobacter sp. genome encodes these proteins:
- a CDS encoding histidine phosphatase family protein, producing the protein MAKKRGDFRDSVPVWFVLCAAFFLCAACGGDSGASSDPEEDEEISSAVDESHRFSGRSSSSRGFFYSSRHHSSSSRGSGRDTIADTILNVKSSSYKVSRVFLGDYIAPLFDSRNATTTAQVFDKNATSCKFALASDKGCTFSESGIEVSFDNFAFLDPSATGKISLSAIKQVSNEDSVGVDFFTHLQAVRASIHMERSTYASSSDPLKASLDAGASDIWKSFDMDAPVGSKDSAGAMLALHMMIYEALLDKGATFLDSIANNIGTSGRWKSSSVPASIADLMILADAVDGYAGLRSKFAATSGANSGFEKHLQTFYQQELGVEACKASNANKILKVTNTHSRYAVTDISDYSKVKERFACNSAGKIFLVPDSLKDLYGLGTGKEGDVRVGGFTGNHYYTYEKGSWRTATALEKDSYFVLTSATSVFTDIKDVYEGIKPNERVIFVLRHAERGDDTSKGGTLTSNGKTQSSDVGKRLTKFSEDFVLGASEFLRAHQTVENIAIGRGQQSSIRDTFPELNDDWYIKDMDASEKAKSECGGGWELTSKYAYTGAYTTGPNAAFYKLNERSVELIEDVLLAKYNDPSQRFIILSSHDKVMVPLVVYCTNFKVNLKKHDGGKWLNYLAGIAIIIDELGNRRYVPIKGLSSAYM; encoded by the coding sequence ATGGCAAAGAAAAGAGGAGACTTTAGGGATTCAGTTCCCGTGTGGTTCGTGCTATGCGCGGCGTTTTTCCTGTGCGCTGCTTGCGGCGGTGATTCGGGTGCTTCTTCTGACCCCGAAGAAGATGAGGAAATTTCTTCAGCCGTAGACGAATCCCACAGGTTTTCGGGGAGAAGTTCTTCTTCGCGCGGTTTCTTCTATTCATCGAGGCATCATTCTTCTTCCTCTAGGGGCTCGGGTCGAGATACTATTGCGGATACGATCCTCAACGTGAAATCGTCTTCTTATAAGGTTTCCCGTGTGTTCCTGGGTGATTATATTGCGCCGCTCTTTGATTCCAGGAATGCTACCACGACGGCTCAGGTTTTCGACAAGAATGCGACATCTTGCAAGTTTGCTTTGGCATCGGACAAGGGCTGCACATTCTCCGAATCCGGAATCGAGGTCTCGTTCGACAACTTTGCGTTCTTGGATCCTTCTGCTACAGGGAAAATCTCGCTTTCTGCAATCAAGCAGGTTTCAAACGAAGATAGCGTTGGCGTGGATTTCTTTACGCACCTGCAGGCGGTTCGCGCAAGCATCCATATGGAAAGATCGACCTATGCGAGTTCCTCGGACCCCCTGAAGGCTTCCCTAGATGCGGGTGCTAGCGATATTTGGAAGTCATTCGACATGGATGCTCCCGTTGGTTCGAAAGATTCCGCTGGTGCGATGCTCGCCCTGCATATGATGATTTACGAAGCCCTGCTGGACAAGGGTGCTACCTTCCTGGATTCTATTGCGAATAATATTGGGACGAGCGGCCGCTGGAAAAGTTCCTCGGTGCCCGCCTCCATTGCGGATTTGATGATCTTGGCCGATGCCGTGGATGGCTATGCGGGCCTGCGCAGTAAGTTTGCGGCGACAAGCGGTGCGAATTCCGGTTTCGAGAAGCACCTGCAGACGTTCTACCAGCAGGAATTGGGCGTCGAAGCCTGCAAGGCTAGCAATGCGAACAAGATTCTCAAGGTGACGAACACCCATAGCCGCTATGCGGTGACGGACATTTCGGACTATTCGAAGGTCAAGGAACGCTTTGCCTGCAACAGCGCTGGCAAAATCTTCCTCGTGCCCGACAGCCTCAAGGATTTGTACGGCCTCGGCACCGGCAAGGAAGGCGATGTGCGCGTGGGCGGCTTCACCGGGAACCACTATTATACATATGAGAAGGGTTCCTGGAGGACTGCGACCGCACTGGAAAAGGATTCTTACTTTGTCCTGACTTCGGCGACGTCCGTCTTTACCGACATCAAGGATGTCTATGAAGGAATCAAGCCGAACGAGCGCGTTATTTTCGTGCTGAGGCATGCGGAACGCGGTGACGACACGAGCAAGGGCGGGACGCTTACCTCGAACGGCAAGACCCAATCGAGCGACGTGGGCAAGAGGCTCACCAAGTTCTCCGAAGATTTCGTGCTCGGCGCGTCGGAATTCCTGCGTGCGCATCAGACCGTGGAGAATATCGCAATCGGGCGAGGCCAGCAGTCCTCTATCCGTGACACGTTCCCCGAACTCAACGACGACTGGTACATTAAGGACATGGATGCTAGCGAGAAGGCGAAGTCCGAATGCGGTGGCGGTTGGGAACTGACTTCCAAGTATGCCTACACCGGCGCTTACACGACCGGACCCAACGCCGCGTTCTACAAGCTGAACGAACGTTCCGTGGAACTCATCGAGGACGTGCTCCTTGCCAAGTACAACGACCCGTCGCAGAGGTTCATTATCTTGAGTTCGCACGACAAGGTGATGGTGCCCTTGGTTGTCTACTGTACCAATTTCAAGGTAAACCTCAAGAAACATGATGGCGGAAAATGGCTCAACTATCTGGCCGGAATCGCCATAATCATCGATGAACTCGGGAACCGGCGGTATGTCCCCATAAAGGGCCTTAGTTCGGCATATATGTAG